Below is a genomic region from Deinococcus koreensis.
GACGCCCAGCAGGTCGTGGGTCACCAGCACCTGGCCGCCGCAGCCCACGCCCGCGCCGATGCCGATGGTGGGGATGTGCAGCTTCTCGCTGATCAATCGGGCCAGACGGGCGGGAATGGCCTCCAGCACGATCCCGAAAGCCCCCGCGCGTTCCAGGGCCAGCGCTCCGTCCAGGGTCAGGCGGGCGGAGTCGTCGTCCTTGCCCTGCACCTTCAGGCCGCCCTGGGCGGTGGCGGTCTGGGGCATCAGGCCCACGTGGCCCATCACGGGAATGCCGTTGCGGGTCAGGGTGTCCACGACCTGCAGGATCTCGGCGGTGGCGCCCTCCATCTTCACGGCGTCGGCGCCGGTCTCCTGGATGATCTTCACGGCGTTGCGCATGGCGTCCTGCACGCCCGTGTGGTAGGTGCCGAAGGGCAGGTCGACGATCATGAAGGTGTCCGGGGCGCCCCGCCGCACCGCGCGGGCATGGTGGATCATGTCGCCCAGCGTGACCGGCGCCGTGGAGTCGTAGCCCAGCACGACGTTGCCCAGCGAGTCGCCCACCAGGATCAGGTCGACCCCCGCCGCCTCGGCGTGCCGGCCGCCGGGATAGTCGTAGGCGGTGACCATCACCAGCGGAACTTCGGAGTGCTGCAGCTCCGGAATACTGCGTTTCATAGGCGGAGGGTAGCAAAGGGGCAGCCGGGACAGGGCCCTGCCCGCTGCCGTGAGGCCCACCCACCGCCCGCCCCACCTGCCGGGGTGCGACCACCGGCGCTGCCTTATGCTGGATGTATGCCTTCACACGATGCTGCCCCAGCGGTCTCCGGGCCTCCGCAGCAGGAGGGGCGGGCGGCAGAGCGCTCGGAACTGCACGCGCGGGCCTGGTGGCGGGTCACCCAGGCGCTGGGCGGGGCCACCCTGCCCGACGAGGTGATCCGGGTGGTCGTGCAGGAGGGGGTGCGGGCCATGGGCGCCGACGCCGGCTCGGTGATGCTGGTCAGCGCCACCGCCGAGGAGCTGGTGATCCAGGGTTCGGTGGGCTACGACGCCGATCTGATCGACCTCTGGCGTCATCTGCCGCTCTCCCGGCACACCCCCGCGACGGTGGCCTTCACCAGCCGTACGCCGGTTCTGATCGAGACCATGCAGCAGGCGCTCGAGGCTTACCCGGTGCTCGCCCCGGTGCTGCGCGCGACCACCGGCAGTCTGGCCGCCCTGCCGCTGCTGGTCTCCGACCGGAGTCTCGGGGTGCTGACGCTGTCGTTCGCGCAGACGCGCTCCTTCGACGACACCGACCGCACCTTCCTGCTCTCGCTGGCGGCCCAGTGCGCGCAGGCCCTGCAGCGCAGCGCGGCGCTGCGGGAAGCCGAGGTGCTGAACACCCAGCTGTCGTTCCTGGCCGAGGCCAGCGCGGTGCTGGGCCGCTCGCTCGACCTGACCACCACGCTGGACAGCATCGCGCGCCTCACCGTGCCCCGCCTGACCGACTGGTGCGTGATCCACCTACCTGCCCCGGAAGGGCGGCTCAGGCCGGTGACGGTGGTGCATCAGGATCCGCAGATGGCCACGTTCCTGCGCGAGTTCATCGAGCGCTACCCCTCGACGGTCGACAGTGAAGGCAGTGTGGGGCGGGTGTTCCGGAGCGGTGAAGCCGAGGTCATGACCGAGATCAGTGACGACCTGATCGAGGCCATGCCGATGTCCGAGACCTGGAAGGGCGAGATTCGCCGTCTTCAGATGCGCTCCGTGATCACCGTGCCCATGAAGGCCAGCGGCACGGTGGTCGGCGTGCTCGGCATGGCGAGAACCAGCCTGGAGCGGGCCTACACCCAGGGCGATCTGGCCTTCGCCCAGGAGGTCGCGGCCCGTGCCGGTAACGCCGTGGAGCACGCCCGGCTCTAC
It encodes:
- the panB gene encoding 3-methyl-2-oxobutanoate hydroxymethyltransferase; this translates as MKRSIPELQHSEVPLVMVTAYDYPGGRHAEAAGVDLILVGDSLGNVVLGYDSTAPVTLGDMIHHARAVRRGAPDTFMIVDLPFGTYHTGVQDAMRNAVKIIQETGADAVKMEGATAEILQVVDTLTRNGIPVMGHVGLMPQTATAQGGLKVQGKDDDSARLTLDGALALERAGAFGIVLEAIPARLARLISEKLHIPTIGIGAGVGCGGQVLVTHDLLGVYEGEEKKIAKRYAEVGKVAREAIEHYAAEVRARQFPTKENSFVMKDDVLDKLY
- a CDS encoding GAF domain-containing protein: MPSHDAAPAVSGPPQQEGRAAERSELHARAWWRVTQALGGATLPDEVIRVVVQEGVRAMGADAGSVMLVSATAEELVIQGSVGYDADLIDLWRHLPLSRHTPATVAFTSRTPVLIETMQQALEAYPVLAPVLRATTGSLAALPLLVSDRSLGVLTLSFAQTRSFDDTDRTFLLSLAAQCAQALQRSAALREAEVLNTQLSFLAEASAVLGRSLDLTTTLDSIARLTVPRLTDWCVIHLPAPEGRLRPVTVVHQDPQMATFLREFIERYPSTVDSEGSVGRVFRSGEAEVMTEISDDLIEAMPMSETWKGEIRRLQMRSVITVPMKASGTVVGVLGMARTSLERAYTQGDLAFAQEVAARAGNAVEHARLYQQLQQELAERKRAQQALDAANAHLEERVEERTRELAEVNEELRAFTYSASHDLRTPMRHISSFADILERRWDGSDERSRAALGQIQQAARRMHAIIDGLLSLSRSSQLALEPAPVALGPLVQGAIGALELETQGRSIEWRVSALPEVPGDSGLLSLVLQNLLSNAVKYTQREPNAVIEVSAETQSGEVSVTVRDNGVGFDPAYAHKLFQPFQRLHHPSEFEGTGIGLATVRRIVSRHGGRVWAQSMPGQGATFSFSLPL